In Colletotrichum higginsianum IMI 349063 chromosome 3, whole genome shotgun sequence, a genomic segment contains:
- a CDS encoding Eukaryotic aspartyl protease, whose amino-acid sequence MLSTTLVASVFAGLVGAQSRSAMALTPSSDWYGVDGNWSTIELQVGTPGQSVNVLASTSLSELWVIGPGGCLGNESICNARGNVFTIAQSKSWKPLGAWQLGLDYLGYGGNGDYGLDKLSSTLLTGSTMRMDNMITASINSTNFYLGYLGLGITKGSFGNSVADSPLTQAVKNYGWIPSYSYGYTAGAYYMGASGTPCSVTLGGYDASRFVPHNVNFTLDPSDGLPNALVRGIEVSAGQDKALHAGWNTTTRILSNMSTSFSATIDSSTPYLWLPDAVCNQFAEAFNLTYNRTFNLYTVTNEQYADFKSGLSSYSFTFSFTSHDNSNDSGHPLTVPGVVNITITAAAFAQVLRYPFQGETIGLGEPPVPYFPLRRSSNLTDTFIIGRSFLQEAYLITKYDTGVFSLHQALFPDEPLQSLKLKNIAQPNDSPLARPPAQVNSQGGLSAAEMGGVAAGVVAACMIIFACWYFNHRRKKVRTTTRVLEDGKDAASSTTPDLPRSPVAKMFTKILGRKKTKKASANEAMGSTLQPAEIAADANQAVYELPVPVAPVELNGDDGKSVLEHNTVLGTDDTQNIDTYELARRNVEIQLRGPLPAYTPPENPSDFPPTEKAIRDMSPAVTSSPGEIGPVPSSLPASPSSPSSPVSCDKSSSTHGSLPSPMSSRAGEWSNRMSDLSSPSMEATSYHSHTFTVSNAGNTVPQPTPPESETLTSSSPNFSNTSPSILYPALPASPLPTHQRTLIDSSNVVCLGPLPEHISIPGPRTIPAPLTYRQGSSNMDVVVPQVLDASRVSTDTLGSNWTEFEEELMAQELTGQVTLQESIRSREEESDSLRSLHRLDGSEFIHIPQPAERRYSWER is encoded by the exons ATGCTATCAACTACTCTAGTCGCCTCAGTGtttgccggcctcgtcggcgcgcaGAGCCGATCCGCCATGGCTCTCACTCCTTCCAGTGACTG GTACGGTGTCGATGGGAACTGGTCGACGATTGAACTCCAGGTCGGCACGCCTGGACAGTCTGTCAATGTCCTCGCGAGTACGTCTTTGTCTGAACTTTGGGTCATTGGGCCCGGTGGCTGCCTTGGAA ATGAATCTATCTGCAACGCCCGAGGCAACGTTTTCACGATTGCCCAGTCTAAATCCTGGAAGCCTCTGGGCGCATGGCAGCTTGGCCTTGATTACCTTGGCTATGGCGGAAATGGCGATTACGGCCTGGACAAGCTGTCATCCACATTGTTGACGGGCAGCACAATGCGTATGGACAACATGATCACCGCATCAATCAACAGTACCAATTTTTACCTGGGATACCTCGGGCTTGGCATCACCAAAGGAAGCTTTGGCAACTCGGTCGCCGATTCACCCCTCACACAAGCGGTCAAAAATTATGGTTGGATTCCCAGTTACAGCTACGGTTACACTGCTGGTGCATACTACA TGGGTGCTTCTGGTACGCCTTGTTCAGTGACACTAGGAGGTTACGATGCGAGCCGATTTGTGCCGCATAATGTCAACTTCACTCTGGACCCCAGCGATGGGCTTCCTAACGCTCTTGTTCGTGGCATCGAAGTGTCGGCCGGTCAAGACAAGGCGCTGCACGCTGGTTGGAACACCACCACGAGGATTTTGTCCAACATGTCAACCTCGTTCAGTGCCACGATCGATAGCTCAACACCCTATCTTTGGCTGCCGGACGCCGTTTGCAACCAGTTCGCAGAAGCCTTCAACCTGACGTACAATAGAACGTTCAACCTCTATACTGTCACCAACGAACAGTATGCCGACTTCAAGTCCGGCTTGTCATCTTACTCATTCACCTTCTCTTTTACCAGCCATGACAACAGCAACGATTCTGGTCATCCCCTCACAGTTCCCGGCGTTGtcaacatcaccatcaccgcgGCAGCCTTCGCCCAAGTCCTGCGGTACCCCTTCCAAGGCGAGACGATCGGATTGGGCGAACCACCTGTTCCCTACTTCCCACTACGAAGATCATCTAACTTGACGGACACGTTCATCATTGGGAGATCATTCCTCCAGGAAGCATACCTGATCACCAAGTATGACACTGGCGTCTTTTCTCTCCACCAAGCACTCTTCCCAGATGAGCCGCTGCAGTCTCTGAAGCTGAAGAACATTGCACAACCAAACGACAGCCCTTTAGCACGACCGCCTGCTCAGGTGAACTCGCAAGGTGgtctctcggcggcggagatggGCGGTGTTGCGGCGGGGGTTGTCGCGGCATGCATGATCATATTCGCTTGCTGGTACTTTAACCACCGCCGAAAGAAGGTGAGGACCACAACCAGAGTATTGGAGGATGGAAAGgacgccgcctcgtcgactACACCCGACCTACCAAGGAGCCCCGTGGCCAAGATGTTCACCAAAATACTGGGCAGAAAGAAGACCAAAAAAGCATCTGCAAACGAGGCCATGGGAAGCACTTTACAACCTGCAGAAATAGCGGCTGACGCTAACCAAGCCGTGTACGAACTGCCAGTGCCTGTAGCCCCAGTCGAGCTgaatggcgacgacggtAAGTCGGTTCTCGAGCACAACACAGTGTTGGGGACAGACGATACTCAAAACATCGACACATACGAACTGGCCAGGAGAAACGTGGAAATTCAGCTTCGAGGCCCTTTGCCGGCATACACCCCTCCTGAAAACCCCTCAGATTTCCCGCCCACAGAGAAAGCGATACGAGATATGAGTCCTGCAGTAACCTCTTCGCCTGGTGAAATTGGGCCCGTGCCGTCTTCGTTGCCGGCGTCTCCATCTTCCCCGTCGTCTCCCGTATCCTGCGACAAGTCGTCGTCAACCCATGGTTCATTACCGTCGCCAATGAGCTCCCGCGCAGGGGAATGGTCAAACCGCATGTCGGATCTCTCGTCCCCGTCGATGGAGGCCACGTCGTACCACTCGCATACTTTCACGGTCAGCAATGCCGGAAACACCGTTCCGCAGCCTACCCCTCCCGAGAGCGAGACCTtgacgtcgagctcgccaaACTTCTCAAACACATCGCCGTCCATTCTTTATCCTGCCCTTCCCGcctctcctcttccgacTCACCAAAGGACACTAATCGATTCTTCCAATGTGGTCTGCCTGGGCCCCTTGCCGGAGCACATCTCCATTCCAGGGCCCCGGACGATTCCCGCCCCACTGACGTACCGTCaaggcagcagcaacatggACGTCGTTGTTCCCCAGGTTCTGGACGCGAGTCGAGTTTCAACCGACACCCTGGGAAGCAACTGGACCGAGTTCGAAGAGGAGCTGATGGCGCAAGAGCTGACAGGGCAAGTGACTCTCCAAGAGAGCATCAGAAGTCGCGAAGAGGAGTCGGACTCCTTAAGAA